In Acetonema longum DSM 6540, one DNA window encodes the following:
- a CDS encoding ABC transporter ATP-binding protein, protein MNAEVRLEARQLTLSYGEKIISACLDIVINQPEIIAIIGPNGSGKSTFLKALSRLLPPAEGTVLLNGEDIHRMRPNAAARLLSVLPQSAQAPGDMLVRDLIANGRAPYISLFGRPGKEDEAAILSAADATGVTGLLFRRLDSLSGGERQRAWLALALAQEPQLLMLDEPTTYLDVHHQLEFMKLVSRLYKERKLTVVMVLHDLNHAARYCQRIIAMKQGDIFADGPAETVLTAESIRLLYGVEATIMTIKQGNREHLVCFPHDVCSV, encoded by the coding sequence ATGAACGCTGAAGTCCGCCTGGAAGCAAGACAGCTCACTCTGAGTTATGGGGAAAAAATCATTTCTGCCTGTCTGGATATTGTAATCAACCAGCCGGAAATTATAGCCATCATTGGGCCCAACGGCTCCGGCAAATCTACTTTCCTGAAGGCTCTCAGCCGGCTGTTGCCGCCGGCTGAAGGAACGGTGCTTTTAAACGGCGAAGACATTCATCGGATGCGTCCTAACGCGGCGGCCCGGCTGCTGTCGGTGCTGCCTCAGTCGGCCCAGGCGCCGGGAGATATGCTGGTGCGGGATTTAATCGCCAACGGACGGGCTCCTTATATCAGTTTGTTCGGCCGCCCGGGGAAAGAAGATGAAGCGGCCATTCTGTCGGCGGCTGACGCCACTGGTGTGACCGGGCTGCTGTTTCGCCGGCTGGATTCCCTGTCCGGCGGTGAGCGTCAGCGGGCCTGGCTGGCTCTGGCCCTGGCCCAGGAACCCCAGCTCCTGATGCTGGATGAGCCCACTACTTATCTGGATGTGCATCACCAGCTGGAATTCATGAAACTGGTAAGCCGACTGTATAAAGAAAGAAAGCTGACAGTAGTCATGGTCCTCCATGATCTCAACCACGCTGCCCGCTATTGCCAGCGGATCATTGCCATGAAACAAGGCGATATATTTGCCGACGGGCCGGCTGAAACCGTTTTGACTGCCGAATCGATCCGGCTCCTTTACGGGGTGGAAGCTACCATCATGACCATCAAACAAGGAAACAGGGAGCATTTGGTGTGTTTCCCTCACGATGTGTGCAGCGTCTGA